One part of the Halobellus ruber genome encodes these proteins:
- a CDS encoding DUF460 domain-containing protein yields the protein MNDRTSALDTLVFGVDIQSGDVRGDSPSYAVVAFDGENVDRDVVSHRKLLRLVEREEPGMLATDNMYELAADKNALVQFLQALPDVTTLVQVTGAERPEPLSRVASRHGVPYGKDPMQEAEAAARLAAANVGSAVTAFGDTTEVKVSRGRSTGSGGWSQDRYTRRIHGSVKRRTREVKNRLENANLEFEVDVTEKYGGYANAVFTVEAPPSELPVSSGRSGDTRIEIERERRDGIEFEPLVKRRDRVVVGIDPGTTTAAAVIGLDGSVLDVYSTRTHDTADVIEWLIERGRPVVVAADVTPMPETVEQFRRSFDAAAWVPDSDLPVDEKLHRTREVAYDNDHERDALAAALFAVDDHEDQFERISRKVPPDVERGEVISRVVAGEASVEAALQELQDEDEAEPDESEHEERELTDEEKEIRRLRERVDRLESHVDDLNDTIAEREETIAEYEEALSEAKREERREARERREVKRLERENGRLERRVEELEAANDELDDKLERLKALWKLDHSNFADVDTDGDLVPVKVIEQFTRDAIETADREFGLAAGDVVYLRDASGAGRSTAQRLADVDPRIVLRSGGGLSEVADRILFEEEIPVAPAADVTIQEVDELAVARESEIEVAIDDWERRAEERRRERKASMVDQIISEHRAETKSEGR from the coding sequence GTGAACGACCGGACGAGCGCGCTCGACACCCTCGTTTTCGGCGTGGACATCCAGAGCGGCGACGTCCGCGGCGACTCGCCCTCGTACGCCGTCGTGGCGTTCGACGGCGAGAACGTCGACCGCGACGTGGTCTCCCACCGGAAGCTGCTGCGGCTGGTGGAGCGCGAGGAGCCGGGGATGCTCGCGACCGACAATATGTACGAGCTCGCCGCGGACAAGAACGCACTCGTCCAATTCCTGCAGGCGTTGCCCGACGTCACCACCCTGGTGCAGGTGACCGGCGCCGAGCGCCCCGAGCCGCTCTCGCGGGTCGCGTCCAGACACGGCGTCCCATACGGCAAGGATCCGATGCAGGAGGCCGAAGCCGCCGCGCGGCTCGCGGCGGCGAACGTCGGGTCGGCCGTAACCGCGTTCGGCGACACCACCGAGGTGAAGGTCTCACGCGGGCGCTCGACCGGTAGCGGCGGGTGGAGCCAGGACCGGTACACCCGCCGGATCCACGGGTCGGTGAAGCGACGGACCCGCGAGGTCAAAAACCGGTTGGAGAACGCCAACCTGGAGTTCGAGGTCGACGTCACCGAAAAGTACGGCGGCTACGCCAACGCGGTGTTCACCGTCGAGGCGCCGCCCTCGGAGCTCCCGGTGTCGAGCGGGCGCTCCGGCGACACCAGAATCGAGATCGAGCGGGAGCGCCGCGACGGCATCGAGTTCGAGCCGCTGGTCAAACGCCGGGACCGCGTCGTCGTCGGCATCGACCCCGGAACGACGACCGCCGCCGCGGTGATCGGGCTCGACGGGTCGGTGCTGGACGTGTACTCGACGCGGACCCACGACACCGCCGACGTGATCGAGTGGCTGATCGAGCGCGGCCGGCCGGTGGTGGTCGCCGCCGACGTGACGCCGATGCCGGAGACCGTCGAGCAGTTCCGGCGGAGTTTCGACGCCGCGGCGTGGGTCCCCGACTCGGACCTCCCGGTCGACGAGAAACTCCACCGCACCCGCGAGGTCGCCTACGACAACGACCACGAGCGTGACGCCCTGGCGGCGGCGCTTTTCGCCGTCGACGACCACGAAGACCAGTTCGAGCGCATCTCCCGGAAGGTGCCGCCGGACGTCGAACGCGGCGAGGTCATCTCCCGGGTGGTCGCGGGCGAGGCATCGGTCGAGGCCGCCCTGCAGGAGCTGCAGGACGAAGACGAGGCGGAGCCCGACGAGTCCGAACACGAGGAACGGGAGCTCACCGACGAGGAAAAGGAGATCCGCCGGCTCCGCGAGCGGGTCGACCGCCTGGAGTCCCACGTCGACGACCTCAACGACACCATCGCGGAGAGAGAGGAGACGATCGCGGAGTACGAGGAGGCGCTCTCGGAGGCCAAACGCGAGGAGCGCCGCGAGGCCAGGGAGCGCCGCGAGGTCAAGCGCCTCGAACGCGAGAACGGCCGGCTGGAGCGCCGCGTCGAGGAACTGGAGGCCGCAAACGACGAACTCGACGACAAATTAGAGCGGCTGAAGGCGCTGTGGAAGCTGGACCACTCCAACTTCGCCGACGTCGACACCGACGGCGACCTCGTCCCGGTGAAGGTGATCGAGCAGTTCACGCGGGACGCCATCGAGACCGCCGACAGGGAGTTCGGGCTGGCTGCCGGCGACGTGGTCTACCTCCGGGACGCCTCCGGCGCGGGCCGGTCGACCGCCCAGCGGCTGGCGGACGTCGACCCCCGGATCGTCCTGCGGTCGGGCGGCGGACTCTCGGAGGTGGCGGACCGGATCCTCTTCGAGGAGGAGATTCCGGTCGCGCCCGCCGCCGACGTCACGATCCAGGAGGTCGACGAACTCGCGGTCGCCCGGGAGTCCGAAATCGAGGTCGCGATCGACGACTGGGAGCGTCGCGCAGAGGAGCGCCGCCGGGAACGGAAGGCGTCGATGGTCGACCAGATCATCTCCGAGCACCGCGCCGAGACGAAGAGCGAGGGGCGGTAG